The Chloroherpetonaceae bacterium genome window below encodes:
- the era gene encoding GTPase Era, with amino-acid sequence MSNENTNSFRSGFVSLIGEPNAGKSTLLNALLGEKLSIVTPKPQTTRKKVLGIYNSEDSQIVLLDTPGIMSPKYKLHEAMLGIADHARDDSDAILFILDLDAHLSENKPIVQNLAFKRIHQSGKPIILIINKIDKRSQEEVLVSIGNLSKEFEFAEIVPLSARSGFNIQELVKAVRKYLPQNEPLYPTDILSDAPERFFVAEIIREKIFKQFSKEIPYSAEVEVESFKEQFESEGRKELIECAIIVERDSQKAILIGEGGAAIKRVGEAARREIEQFLGRPVFLKLFVKVRKDWRENERMLKGFGYDS; translated from the coding sequence ATGTCAAACGAGAACACGAATTCATTTCGCTCCGGGTTCGTTTCCCTCATCGGAGAGCCTAATGCGGGGAAATCGACTTTGCTGAATGCGTTACTTGGAGAAAAGCTTTCGATTGTTACCCCAAAGCCGCAAACCACCCGAAAAAAAGTGCTTGGCATCTATAATTCAGAAGACAGTCAAATTGTACTTTTGGATACGCCCGGAATTATGAGCCCAAAATATAAACTTCACGAAGCGATGCTTGGCATCGCAGACCACGCCCGTGACGACAGTGATGCCATTCTTTTCATTCTTGATCTTGATGCACACCTTTCTGAAAATAAACCGATCGTTCAAAATCTTGCTTTCAAGCGAATTCATCAATCGGGTAAGCCGATTATCCTGATAATCAATAAAATTGACAAGCGCTCGCAGGAGGAGGTGTTGGTTTCAATTGGCAATCTCTCAAAAGAATTTGAATTTGCTGAGATTGTGCCGCTTTCAGCGCGTTCAGGCTTCAATATTCAAGAATTGGTTAAAGCTGTTCGTAAATATTTGCCGCAGAATGAACCACTTTATCCAACAGATATTTTAAGCGATGCACCCGAACGGTTTTTTGTAGCGGAAATCATTCGTGAAAAAATTTTCAAACAGTTTAGTAAAGAGATTCCATATTCAGCTGAAGTTGAAGTGGAGTCGTTCAAAGAGCAGTTTGAATCGGAAGGGAGAAAAGAGCTGATTGAATGCGCAATTATCGTCGAAAGAGATTCACAAAAGGCGATCTTGATTGGCGAGGGTGGCGCAGCAATCAAACGTGTTGGAGAAGCAGCAAGAAGAGAAATTGAACAGTTTCTTGGGCGACCGGTCTTTTTAAAACTATTTGTGAAAGTGCGTAAAGATTGGCGTGAAAACGAGCGGATGCTCAAAGGATTCGGCTACGATTCTTAA
- a CDS encoding glycosyltransferase family 4 protein has product MSKKIRVAILSQDIRRTGGVGTLTKFLGNYLNNRPEFHAKVLVYAPFNKEPDLNVSLLNAFNLGKGIGKRERLVHNLEQILIGTYFPEIETQRYDSNRLWQETLNDFDIFCLVTGAAMLGFPLVESGKKYVSWIATTIRDERERRMKTMKPAEYFYNRLMLPRCVEQEEIVLKNSSHIFALSQYTEDITLQEFPHLSSVPFSLAFSPVDLSKFPMREKENTENPYLLFVGRFNDERKNIPLLLEAYHTLSNKVPSVPKLIIAGAESAPKESLLQLVSNFGLKDKVEFRCDVPLADLPGLYRGAQFFVLSSNQEGLGIVLLEAMASGTPVISTRCGGPEVIIEHEGNGLFAENNNVNDLAEKMEILTNHSEVRKIYSIRGRETVEKKFSVEAIGNHFVEVFRKVYPEVFEKALKSSAS; this is encoded by the coding sequence ATGAGTAAAAAAATTCGTGTTGCCATTCTTTCGCAAGATATTCGCCGCACGGGAGGTGTAGGAACACTTACGAAGTTTCTTGGCAATTATCTTAATAACAGACCTGAATTCCACGCGAAGGTCTTGGTTTATGCCCCTTTTAATAAAGAACCGGATTTAAATGTTTCACTCTTAAATGCCTTCAATCTTGGAAAGGGAATTGGGAAACGAGAACGACTTGTTCATAACCTTGAGCAAATATTAATCGGAACATACTTCCCTGAAATTGAAACACAACGATACGACTCCAATAGACTTTGGCAAGAAACGCTTAACGACTTCGATATTTTTTGTCTTGTTACAGGAGCGGCAATGCTTGGATTCCCTCTTGTTGAATCCGGGAAAAAGTATGTCTCTTGGATAGCAACAACGATTCGAGATGAACGCGAAAGGCGAATGAAAACAATGAAGCCTGCTGAGTATTTTTATAATCGGCTAATGTTGCCGCGTTGTGTCGAACAGGAAGAAATCGTCTTAAAAAATTCTTCACATATCTTTGCTCTCAGTCAATACACGGAGGATATCACCCTTCAAGAATTTCCACACCTTTCTTCCGTTCCATTTAGCCTTGCTTTTTCTCCTGTTGATTTATCCAAATTCCCTATGCGAGAAAAAGAAAATACCGAAAACCCCTACTTGCTTTTTGTTGGCCGATTTAATGATGAGCGAAAAAATATCCCGCTTTTACTCGAAGCCTATCATACCTTAAGCAATAAGGTTCCTTCTGTTCCAAAACTGATTATTGCCGGTGCTGAATCCGCACCGAAAGAATCGCTTTTACAACTTGTCAGTAATTTTGGATTAAAGGATAAAGTAGAATTTCGTTGCGATGTTCCACTTGCAGATTTACCGGGTTTATATCGCGGCGCACAATTCTTTGTTCTGTCTTCGAATCAAGAAGGTTTGGGAATTGTTCTCTTAGAGGCAATGGCTTCAGGAACACCGGTGATCTCAACACGCTGCGGAGGCCCTGAGGTCATAATTGAACATGAGGGTAATGGTCTTTTTGCTGAAAACAACAATGTAAATGATTTGGCCGAGAAGATGGAAATACTGACAAATCATTCAGAAGTGAGGAAAATCTATTCCATTCGAGGGCGAGAAACCGTCGAGAAAAAATTTTCTGTTGAAGCCATCGGAAATCACTTTGTAGAAGTGTTTCGAAAAGTTTATCCTGAAGTTTTTGAAAAGGCGTTGAAATCATCAGCCTCTTGA
- a CDS encoding STAS domain-containing protein, whose protein sequence is MSLNLQTIESAGQATIELSGEFLGGEQTRTLDDEFTRLLDGGMKKITLNFKKVWFANSSGIGLLVRLHLRAQKANSQLVIESPGENVLKSIVAMQLDKVLSIETSNPA, encoded by the coding sequence GTGAGTTTAAATTTACAGACCATTGAATCAGCCGGACAGGCAACCATTGAACTCTCAGGAGAATTTTTAGGTGGTGAACAAACCCGAACTTTGGACGATGAATTCACTCGCCTTTTGGACGGTGGGATGAAAAAAATCACTTTGAACTTTAAGAAAGTTTGGTTTGCCAATAGTTCCGGAATCGGGCTTTTGGTTCGCCTTCACCTTCGTGCACAAAAAGCAAATTCTCAGCTTGTCATTGAAAGCCCGGGTGAAAATGTTTTAAAGTCAATCGTTGCAATGCAATTGGATAAAGTTTTAAGCATTGAGACTTCCAACCCAGCTTAA
- a CDS encoding NAD+ synthase: MKNSPIPNLHDGYEIVETLLLEFIRNEVRKFGFQKVVLGLSGGIDSAVSCTLAAKALGPENVLAVMMPYKTSSPESLSDASLLAEATGVETEVRDISATVDSFFSDKGDASRMRRGNAMARVRMITLYDISARDSRLVIGTSNKTELLLGYGTLFGDMASAINPIGDLYKTEVWALARHLKIPDKLITKIPSADLWEGQSDETELGFTYRDVDYLLKMLVEERLHDEDILNSGIQQEFLTRVKKLIVRNQFKRLAPVIAKVSSRTLGIDFRYARDWQAVK; the protein is encoded by the coding sequence ATGAAGAATAGTCCAATCCCCAATTTGCATGATGGGTATGAAATCGTCGAAACCTTGCTTTTAGAATTTATTCGTAACGAGGTTCGCAAGTTTGGATTTCAAAAAGTTGTTTTGGGTCTTTCAGGAGGGATTGATTCGGCAGTTTCATGTACACTCGCCGCGAAAGCCTTGGGTCCAGAAAATGTACTTGCCGTAATGATGCCGTATAAAACGAGCAGCCCAGAAAGCCTCTCTGATGCATCACTTTTAGCAGAGGCTACCGGTGTTGAAACGGAAGTTCGCGATATCAGCGCAACTGTAGATTCCTTTTTTTCTGATAAGGGTGATGCTTCTCGGATGCGCCGTGGCAATGCGATGGCTCGGGTTCGAATGATTACCCTCTATGACATCTCGGCTCGTGATAGTCGGCTGGTTATCGGTACGAGCAATAAAACAGAATTGCTTTTGGGTTACGGAACACTTTTTGGCGATATGGCTTCGGCAATAAACCCAATTGGTGATCTCTATAAGACTGAGGTTTGGGCACTTGCCAGACATTTAAAAATACCGGATAAATTGATTACTAAAATTCCAAGTGCGGACCTTTGGGAAGGGCAAAGTGATGAAACCGAGCTTGGGTTTACTTATCGGGATGTCGATTACTTGTTAAAAATGTTGGTTGAAGAACGGCTTCATGACGAGGACATACTGAATTCGGGGATTCAGCAAGAATTCTTAACGCGTGTAAAAAAATTGATTGTGCGAAATCAATTCAAACGGCTTGCGCCTGTTATTGCGAAGGTTTCGTCGAGAACATTAGGAATTGATTTTCGTTATGCGCGCGATTGGCAAGCCGTAAAATGA
- a CDS encoding fructosamine kinase family protein: protein MMKFTEIQREIEGFLGFGEVDFLKLKEDAISLVYKVKFLSKTIEKQPIIVKVDLHDNGSLVSEANSLIYLFEFTKLPVPKVIKSSQKILAMSFIAGSTGTQNDVSAEIDLAVHLSALHNQTATYFGFDFSTPLGGISQVNSKVDRWISFFGENRLLAIAELAIRTNRISLQTLRKIEKLIVKLEELITEPEKPNLFHGDIWSGNIIVAEGKIAGFIDPAISFAHRELELALINLFNTAGKHFWKAYHERYPIEQGFWEERCEIYQLHPLLVHAALFGGHYSEAVSEQLKQIGF, encoded by the coding sequence ATGATGAAGTTTACTGAGATTCAGCGAGAAATCGAAGGTTTTTTAGGTTTCGGAGAGGTTGATTTTTTGAAACTGAAAGAAGATGCAATAAGCCTCGTTTACAAAGTAAAATTTCTTTCCAAAACAATTGAGAAACAACCAATAATTGTAAAGGTTGACCTTCATGACAACGGTTCATTGGTGTCTGAAGCAAACTCGCTTATATACTTATTTGAGTTTACCAAATTACCGGTTCCGAAGGTGATTAAAAGTAGTCAAAAAATTTTAGCGATGAGTTTTATTGCAGGGAGTACCGGCACTCAAAATGATGTATCTGCGGAAATTGATTTGGCTGTTCATCTTTCGGCGTTGCATAATCAAACCGCAACCTATTTTGGATTTGATTTTTCAACACCTTTGGGCGGTATTTCTCAAGTGAATTCGAAGGTGGATCGTTGGATTTCATTTTTTGGAGAAAATCGTCTTTTAGCCATTGCAGAGTTGGCAATTAGAACGAATCGAATTTCACTTCAAACCCTTCGCAAAATTGAAAAACTGATTGTAAAACTTGAAGAACTGATCACAGAACCCGAAAAGCCCAATTTGTTTCACGGCGATATTTGGAGCGGAAATATCATTGTTGCGGAAGGAAAAATTGCAGGCTTTATCGACCCCGCAATTTCATTTGCTCACCGAGAACTTGAACTTGCCTTAATAAACCTATTCAATACAGCAGGAAAACATTTTTGGAAAGCGTATCATGAGCGGTATCCAATTGAACAAGGCTTTTGGGAAGAGCGGTGCGAGATTTATCAACTCCATCCACTCTTGGTTCATGCGGCACTTTTCGGAGGTCACTATAGTGAGGCTGTCTCGGAACAGCTGAAACAGATTGGATTTTGA
- the nth gene encoding endonuclease III, translated as MGITKSQLVEKRKEKVLKIASVLGKELPEPKTELLFATPFQLLVSTVLAAQCTDKRINIATAPLYAKYPDAHAIASLSEEVLKGYLKSVNFFNNKTKNVLALSQALVEKFGGEVPQTLEELTSLPGVGRKTAHVVMANCFGKPVLAVDTHVFRVSNRIGIAKAKDVLETEMQLMACIPTEMVADFHHYLILHGRYTCKAQSPNCAGCKITDVCEFYEKNAAKAMKSSKPSKKSSEKDKKASKKK; from the coding sequence ATGGGTATCACTAAATCACAATTAGTTGAAAAAAGAAAAGAAAAAGTACTGAAAATCGCCTCGGTTTTGGGGAAAGAACTTCCCGAACCAAAAACCGAACTTCTTTTCGCTACACCGTTTCAATTGCTTGTTTCTACAGTACTCGCGGCACAATGTACCGATAAGCGAATCAATATTGCCACAGCTCCGCTTTACGCCAAATATCCCGATGCCCACGCGATCGCTTCGCTTTCGGAGGAGGTTCTGAAAGGATATTTGAAATCGGTTAATTTCTTCAACAATAAAACAAAAAATGTTTTGGCTCTGAGCCAAGCGTTGGTTGAAAAGTTTGGCGGTGAAGTCCCTCAAACGTTGGAAGAACTAACTTCTTTACCCGGTGTTGGCCGTAAAACGGCTCATGTGGTAATGGCCAATTGTTTTGGCAAACCTGTTCTTGCCGTTGATACGCATGTTTTTCGTGTTTCCAATCGAATTGGAATAGCAAAGGCAAAAGATGTGCTTGAAACTGAAATGCAATTGATGGCTTGTATTCCCACGGAGATGGTCGCCGATTTTCATCATTACTTGATTCTTCACGGGCGATACACATGCAAGGCTCAGTCACCGAATTGTGCAGGATGTAAGATTACTGATGTATGCGAATTTTATGAAAAAAATGCTGCTAAAGCAATGAAATCAAGCAAACCCTCAAAAAAGAGTTCTGAAAAAGATAAGAAAGCAAGTAAGAAGAAATAA
- a CDS encoding amidohydrolase — MKETLFFLIALFCLTVSVKAQGPTTQKLEQTQISSSLRYEDVEKAVLSIEPKMLQWRRDFHEHPELSNREFRTAKVVAEHLKKLGLEVKTGVAHTGVVALLKGAKRGKVVALRADLDALPVKEVNDLSFASKAKGIYRGAEIDVMHACGHDCHVAILMAVAEVLSGMKNQLKGDVKFIFQPSEEGAPDGEEGGAELMIKEGVLENPEPDAIFGLHVMADIESGKISYRSGPTMAAVDWFDLTVKGKQTHGATPWTGIDPIVISSQIIMGLQTIESRQVNVTAVPSIITVGSIHGGLRYNIIPDSVHMMGTVRSYDEEMQEEIHRRIINTSEHIAQSAGAKARVTIRKMYPATVNHPELTEIAVKSLERRLGKDNIETGLLRTGAEDFSFYQKKIPGFFYFLGVTPKEKLNGAPQNHSPLFMVDESALKVGVQSLIHLTIDYLNSK; from the coding sequence ATGAAAGAGACTCTTTTTTTTCTGATTGCTTTGTTCTGCCTTACGGTATCTGTCAAGGCTCAGGGGCCAACCACACAAAAGCTTGAACAAACTCAAATTTCAAGCAGTTTGCGATACGAGGATGTAGAAAAGGCCGTGTTGAGCATAGAGCCGAAAATGCTACAGTGGCGAAGAGATTTCCACGAGCATCCTGAACTTTCAAACCGAGAATTTCGAACAGCGAAAGTGGTTGCCGAACACCTCAAAAAACTTGGGCTTGAAGTGAAAACCGGTGTAGCACATACCGGTGTTGTGGCTTTGCTTAAAGGCGCTAAGCGCGGAAAAGTGGTTGCGTTACGAGCGGATTTGGATGCATTGCCCGTCAAAGAAGTAAACGACTTATCCTTCGCCTCTAAAGCGAAAGGAATTTACCGGGGGGCAGAGATTGATGTCATGCACGCTTGTGGACACGATTGTCATGTTGCAATTTTAATGGCAGTGGCTGAAGTTTTGAGCGGAATGAAAAATCAATTGAAAGGTGATGTGAAGTTTATTTTTCAACCTTCCGAGGAAGGTGCTCCGGATGGTGAAGAAGGTGGGGCAGAATTAATGATCAAGGAAGGCGTACTCGAAAACCCAGAACCTGACGCCATCTTCGGCTTACATGTGATGGCGGATATTGAATCTGGGAAAATCTCTTATCGCTCAGGTCCAACAATGGCAGCGGTCGATTGGTTTGACCTAACCGTGAAAGGAAAACAAACACACGGGGCGACACCTTGGACAGGAATTGACCCGATTGTGATTTCTTCGCAAATCATAATGGGGCTTCAAACGATTGAAAGCAGGCAAGTCAATGTTACGGCAGTTCCATCAATCATAACTGTTGGCAGCATACACGGCGGGCTTCGATATAATATCATTCCTGATAGCGTTCACATGATGGGAACCGTAAGAAGCTATGATGAAGAAATGCAAGAAGAGATTCACCGAAGAATTATCAACACCTCAGAGCATATTGCTCAAAGCGCCGGCGCTAAGGCTCGTGTTACAATTCGAAAAATGTATCCGGCAACAGTGAATCATCCTGAGCTTACAGAAATTGCAGTGAAAAGCCTTGAGCGAAGGCTTGGAAAAGATAATATCGAAACGGGTCTGCTCAGAACTGGGGCTGAGGATTTTTCATTTTATCAAAAGAAGATTCCCGGGTTTTTCTATTTTTTAGGCGTTACGCCGAAAGAGAAATTAAATGGCGCCCCACAAAATCACTCTCCTTTATTTATGGTTGATGAATCTGCCTTAAAAGTGGGCGTTCAATCTCTCATTCACTTAACGATAGATTACTTAAACTCAAAGTGA
- a CDS encoding metallophosphoesterase family protein, with the protein MNQYHSLYAIGDIHGCLKTLHALMNTLDPKPDEPLIFLGDYIDRGAKSFEVVQYLLELSQQHPCYFLRGNHEEMLLQFLTEGLQSDSGEHWLNHNGGNETLQSYRENGFNQIPDTHLDFFNSTHLTLASLINNEPYFFVHGGLNPALTIVENLTNNNRFDLLWERRHLKPPFINGEMPYAWEATIVCGHTPVPAPVSQERLIAIDTGCVYNFRSDLGKLTAVHLPSREFISVPNCESSL; encoded by the coding sequence GTGAATCAATACCATTCCCTTTATGCGATCGGAGATATCCACGGTTGCCTGAAAACGCTTCATGCTTTGATGAACACCCTTGATCCAAAACCCGATGAACCATTGATATTTTTGGGTGACTATATCGACCGCGGTGCAAAATCTTTCGAAGTTGTTCAATATTTGCTTGAATTGTCACAACAACATCCGTGCTATTTTTTAAGAGGCAATCATGAAGAAATGCTTTTGCAGTTTCTCACCGAAGGGCTACAAAGCGACTCCGGAGAACATTGGCTAAATCACAATGGAGGAAATGAAACACTTCAAAGCTATCGTGAAAATGGCTTCAATCAGATCCCTGATACACATCTCGATTTTTTTAACAGTACCCATCTCACTTTAGCTTCACTCATCAATAATGAGCCTTACTTCTTTGTCCACGGTGGATTAAATCCAGCCCTCACCATTGTTGAAAACCTAACCAATAACAATCGATTTGATTTGCTTTGGGAGCGGCGGCATTTAAAACCACCATTCATCAATGGTGAAATGCCTTATGCTTGGGAGGCGACAATTGTTTGTGGACACACGCCTGTTCCCGCACCGGTTTCTCAAGAGCGGCTTATCGCCATCGATACCGGCTGTGTTTATAATTTTCGATCTGATCTTGGAAAACTTACTGCCGTTCATCTTCCTTCCCGTGAATTTATTTCAGTTCCAAATTGCGAATCTTCACTTTGA
- the nusB gene encoding transcription antitermination factor NusB, with protein MSTFSRRLARECIMQVLFAVELRKEPIQKVAEGILPEELLTDEKAKEFTYKIINGVFNNLPTIDTFISKHADNWELSRMAVIDKNLMRMAISEILFMDDVPPKVSINEAIEISKKFSTEKSGKFINGVLDATLNELKAAGKLTKAGRGLVDLPAKHPKDALPPASPPATPVASPPILPQAAEIKQTGKPGTKQGFNSNPKQSAPKTVKSGRKGSA; from the coding sequence ATGTCCACTTTTAGTCGCCGCCTCGCCCGCGAATGCATTATGCAAGTCCTTTTTGCGGTTGAATTACGAAAGGAACCCATCCAAAAAGTTGCAGAAGGGATTTTACCTGAAGAACTGCTCACCGATGAAAAGGCAAAAGAATTCACTTACAAAATTATTAATGGCGTTTTCAATAATCTTCCCACAATAGATACCTTTATTTCAAAACACGCCGATAATTGGGAGCTTTCCCGAATGGCGGTTATTGATAAAAACTTGATGAGAATGGCAATCTCCGAAATTCTCTTTATGGATGATGTTCCACCAAAGGTTTCAATAAACGAAGCCATAGAAATCTCGAAAAAGTTTAGCACTGAAAAAAGCGGAAAATTTATCAATGGGGTTTTGGACGCAACCTTGAATGAATTGAAAGCTGCTGGTAAGCTGACAAAAGCCGGCCGAGGATTGGTCGATCTTCCGGCAAAACATCCAAAGGATGCCCTCCCGCCTGCTTCACCTCCGGCGACTCCAGTTGCATCTCCACCGATCCTTCCACAGGCTGCCGAGATAAAGCAAACAGGAAAGCCCGGTACGAAACAAGGGTTTAACAGTAACCCAAAACAAAGTGCGCCGAAAACGGTGAAATCTGGTCGAAAAGGGTCCGCTTAA
- a CDS encoding Ig-like domain-containing protein, translating to MPKKRTRFSYTLTFLLTLIVGVAQWSSCAFDQAPSGGPGDTTPPKVLTVKPDSGTVYFKGDRITIEFDKYMNRSSLQSALVFAPTVSEYEIVWSGKEVEIIFEEPLKPNRTYTYTVTNALKDFRGNPIPKSFTFAFSTGAVIDSGKISGTVFGVNNRRLKGATVFAFVADSLLNLDTLSLNSQTPDYIAQTDELGGFELSYLQEGNYLLFSFEDKNQNRRLEPDEPFGLPSLNVKTGNEKVLIKLFATSLAQKAEFRAAKAIDHGRLLIQYSSPPEPQFLSKMSLQIVDKTTGENKRVFDFTAVPSASDLIAVFCDSLPARHQYALIQSSQFSRQADSTDAVQIDTLSFETDPRDYQTPEPRSTPLRPLTADTLPLRLSSFPTDSSQGNFLRFTPSPTEGIITLSFLHPIRRKSLETAVQLFENRSASPLDLIINPIHASRFELRPKKGFSFGASYNLVVSGKKLLGVLGNPIQDTTFTIFFTTASSDEFGEMEGLILKSSRFNNSEDGKSKKTKREGIIVAEFIGEGIRYRTRYSFASARNDSLGKSPFVFPRLPEGRYFISAFETSTDTLEWNSGSLSPYRLASPFVIGEDSIRIRRRWKTNAPSLQFQLP from the coding sequence GTGCCAAAAAAGAGAACACGATTTTCATACACACTTACTTTCCTATTAACACTTATTGTTGGAGTGGCACAATGGAGTAGCTGTGCATTTGATCAGGCCCCAAGTGGTGGCCCGGGCGATACCACACCCCCAAAGGTACTTACGGTAAAACCGGATTCCGGAACCGTTTATTTTAAGGGCGATCGAATTACCATAGAATTTGATAAGTATATGAATCGCTCATCGCTCCAATCGGCACTTGTATTCGCACCAACGGTTTCTGAATACGAAATTGTGTGGAGTGGAAAAGAAGTAGAAATCATTTTTGAAGAACCCCTCAAACCAAACCGGACTTATACCTACACTGTTACCAATGCGCTCAAAGATTTTCGTGGAAATCCGATTCCGAAATCATTCACTTTTGCCTTTTCAACGGGTGCCGTCATTGACTCTGGAAAAATTTCAGGAACGGTTTTTGGAGTGAACAATCGAAGGCTTAAAGGTGCAACAGTGTTTGCATTTGTGGCTGATAGTTTATTAAACCTTGATACCCTATCTCTGAATTCACAAACACCGGATTACATTGCTCAAACGGATGAACTCGGTGGTTTCGAGCTAAGTTATCTTCAAGAAGGAAATTATTTGCTTTTCTCCTTTGAAGATAAAAACCAAAATCGCAGACTCGAACCCGATGAACCATTTGGCCTACCCTCTCTCAATGTTAAAACAGGAAACGAGAAAGTATTGATCAAACTTTTTGCAACAAGCCTTGCTCAAAAGGCTGAATTCCGCGCGGCAAAGGCGATAGATCACGGCCGCCTTTTAATTCAATATTCATCCCCTCCGGAACCGCAGTTTTTGAGCAAAATGTCATTACAAATCGTCGATAAAACCACAGGCGAAAACAAACGCGTATTCGATTTTACAGCCGTACCTTCAGCAAGCGATTTAATCGCAGTTTTTTGTGATTCGCTTCCAGCTCGCCATCAATATGCGCTGATTCAATCTTCACAATTTTCCCGTCAAGCAGATTCAACGGATGCGGTTCAAATCGATACCCTAAGCTTCGAAACCGACCCGCGAGACTATCAAACACCTGAACCTCGGAGCACCCCTTTACGGCCGCTTACAGCCGATACGCTCCCGCTTCGCCTTTCCTCTTTTCCAACGGATAGCAGCCAAGGCAATTTTTTACGATTTACACCATCTCCCACTGAAGGAATTATTACTCTTTCCTTTCTTCACCCCATTCGCCGAAAAAGTCTTGAAACCGCCGTTCAACTTTTTGAAAATCGCTCGGCCTCGCCGTTAGATTTAATCATCAACCCGATTCACGCGAGCCGATTTGAACTGCGCCCGAAAAAGGGATTTTCCTTCGGCGCTTCTTATAATTTGGTGGTATCAGGCAAAAAACTTTTGGGTGTTTTAGGAAACCCAATTCAAGACACCACATTTACCATTTTTTTTACCACAGCGTCGAGTGATGAATTTGGTGAAATGGAGGGTTTAATTTTGAAAAGTTCTCGTTTTAATAATTCTGAGGACGGAAAGAGCAAAAAGACTAAGAGAGAAGGCATTATTGTTGCGGAATTCATTGGAGAAGGTATTCGCTATCGTACCCGCTACTCTTTCGCCTCTGCACGCAACGATTCATTAGGGAAATCCCCCTTTGTGTTTCCTCGGCTTCCCGAGGGGCGATATTTTATTTCTGCTTTTGAAACAAGCACCGATACTCTTGAATGGAATTCAGGGTCACTTTCTCCTTACCGTCTAGCATCCCCTTTTGTTATTGGTGAAGATAGCATTCGAATACGTAGGCGTTGGAAAACAAACGCCCCTTCTCTTCAATTCCAACTGCCTTGA